ATCTCCTGTTTTGACCCGAATCCAGCGCCGATACGCGGTTTCTTCACCCGCACGTCACGGATGGGCACGTCGAACAGGTGCGCTATCTGGCGACGGGTGTGAAAGGGAACCTGCGTTGCCGTAATGAACACGTGCCGGTCGTCCTCGTCCGTGTAGGCGATGGTCGTGTGCGGCTCGGGGACGCAGTGGGACTGGTACGGCGTTTCCCACTCCGTCTCGATGACGTGCCGCTCGTCGTCGTTGCTGGCCCGCTCAAACGCCGAATTCACGTCACCGAGTTCGCCCTCGAAGTGCGATTCGAGGTTCCGGTTGTAGTCCGCGCCCGACTGCTTGTTTTCTACGTCATCAGCCTCGAACAGTTGTGGCGCGTCCTCGTCAAGGGCTTCTTCGGGGTCGAATACGGCATCCAGCTCCCGGTACTCGATTTCGACTTTCCGGGCGGCTCGGTCTGCTGTCTCCGGGTCATCGGCTGCGACAGCAGCGACCGGGTCGCCGACGAAACGGACGTGCTCGCGCAACACTTTCAGGTCCCACGGGCTCGGCTCGGGGTATGACTGGCCCGAACTGGAGTACAGCTTGTCCGGGACCACGTCGTCGAACGGCGTGATGACGGCGTCGACCCCGTCCATCGCCTCGGCGGCGCTCGTGTCGACCGACTCGACGTAGCCGTGGGCGATGTCGCTGCGAACGACCTTGCCGTGGGCGAGGTCGGGGAACCGGTCGCGGTAGTCCGCCGTGTAGCGGGCTTGCCCGGTGACGATTTTCCGTGCGTCGTCTTTCTCCTCGTCCACGGTAATGGCGTCGCGCTCCGATTCGGGCTTCCGGTCGGGTTCGCGTGCCGCCCCCGTCTCTGACTCCCTGTCGGCTTCGGCTGGGTCCGATTCCGTCCTCTCTGTCCCTTCGGGTTGCTTGCTCGTCTCCCGTACCCGGTCTGAATCGCTCACTGATCGCCCTCCATGCAATCGCAGTCGCCGAGTGAACACTCGGTCACCGTGGCGGCCCCGCCGTCGCCATCCATTGCCTGCCCACCATCGGCGGCGACGGCTGTGTCGCTGTCCATCCGCTCGGCGGCGTCTAGCACCGCTTCGACGATTTTCTTGTAGCCAGTACACCGACAGAGGTTGTCCGACAGGGCTTCCCGGACCTCCTGTTCGGTCGGGTTCGGGTTCGTCTCCAGCAGCGCCGTCGAGCGCATGATCATCCCCGGGATACAGAAGCCACACTGTAGCGCAGTATTGTCGACGAATGCCTGTTGCACCGGATGCAGGTCGTCCTGTTCGCCCAGGCCTTCGATTGTCTCGACGGATGTGTCCCGTACTTTCGTCACCGGCTCGACGCAGGATTTCACCGGTTCGCCGTCGACGTGGACCGTACAGAAGCCGCACGCGCCGGTGTCACACCCCCGTTTCGATCCGGTGTACCCGTTCCGCCGAAGGACATCGAGAAGCGAATCGGACTTCGATGCTTCGACAGTCCGTTCCACACCGTTAATTTCTAGTTCGATTTCCATATGACTCATCAGCTCGCTGGCTATGTCAGCAACGTGACGAACAGAGCGGTAAATAGCTATCGCGGATTTGCGATATGCCACGCCGACACACCGGTTCTGTTGGCGTGACTGTCACCGCGATCGGAGCTAGGCTTTGCGCTCGTCCAGTTTTGCCTTGATTTTCTCGGCGGAAATGGGCATTTCCCGGATACGGACGCCGACGGCGTCCCGGACGGCGTTGGACAGCGCCGGCGGGACTGTGTTTGTCGGGACCTCCGCAACCGATTTCGCGCCAAACGGACCGGTCGGCTCGTGGGTCTCGACCAGAATCGATTCGATCGGCGGCGTCTCGGCCGCCGACGGCAGTCCGTACTCGTCGAAGTCAGCTATCTCCGCCCGTCCCTCGTCATCGAGCGTGATACCCTCGCTGACGGCCATCTCGTAGCTCATGTGGTTTGCGCCTTCGATTTGGCCCTCGGCCATCCCGGGGTTGATGGCGACGCCGCAGTCGACCGCGACGACCAGTTTGTGCACCTCGAACTCGCCGGTTGTCTCATCGACGGTCACGTCGGCGAACTGGGCGGCGAAGGGCGGGGGGCTCTCCTCGGTGCAGTGGGTCCCCTTCCCCAGGATGTGTTCCCGCTCGTCGTCGCCGTAGGCGGCCTCGTAGCCAATGTCTTCGAGTGTGACCGAATTGCCGCTCCTCTCGCTGTACACCGTTCCGTCGCCGGTTTCCAGAACATCGACTGGCTCCTCAAGCAGTTTCGCCCCCCAGTCGAGAATCCTTTCTTTGGCGTCCTCGGCGGCCTTCTTGACGGCCATCCCACTGATGTACGTCGTCGAGGAGGCGTACGCGCCGTAGTCGAACGGCGTCACGTCTGTATCGGACGATTTGACGATAATATCGTCCTCGTCACAGCCCAGTACTTCTGCGGCAATCTGGAGGAACGCTGTGTCAGCGCCCGTCCCGATGTCGACGCCGCCGACCTGCAGGTGGAAGCTCCCGTCCTCGTTCATCATTATCTGAGCGGCCCCGAGCTCGTCGCCGGCGACGCCGGTCCCCTGCGCCGACAGCGCCATCCCGATGCCGCGATGCAGATGGTCCGCGTCGGGCTGTTCGAGGTCGTCGTAGCCGATAGCGTCTTTTCCGCGCTCGATACACTCGTCGAGGCCACACGAGCGGATACGGCGGTTCGCTCCCTCTCCGCCCATCATCCCTGCGATCTCGTCGAGGTCGCCGACTTCCATGTGGTGTCGCCGCCGGAATTCGATGGGGTCGAGACCGAGGTCGCGAGCAACCTCGTCGAGATGGCCTTCCAAGGCAAGCGTGCCCTGTGGTGCGCCGTAGCCACGCATTGCGCCGGTCTGTGGCGTGTTCGTGTGGACAATATCGGCCTCGAACCGGGCGTTCGGGACCTTCGAGTACAGCGGCATCGGCTTGCTTCCGACGTTGCCCGCGACGGTCATCCCGTGGCTGCCGTACGCGCCGGTGTTCGACAGGGCGTAGATGTCGATAGCTTCGATATCGCCGTCGTCGGTCACGGCCGTCTTCGCTTTGACTTTCATTGGGTGCCGGGAGCGCATCGCGTAGAACTCCTCCTCGCGACTGGCCTCGTACAGGACCGGGCGGTCGGTGGCGAGCGATAGCGCCAGCGGAATCGGTTCGACGACCATCGCCTGTTTCCCGCCGAACCCGCCGCCGACCCGCGGCTTCGTCACCCGGATGTCACGGATCGGGATGTCGAATAGGTGGGCGAGCTGTCTCCGGGTGTGGTTTGGCACCTGCGTACTGGTGATGAGGACGTGGCGGTCGTCTTCGTCTGTGTACGCCAACGAGGTGTGTTTCTCGACGTTCGCGTGGGACTGGCGGATCGTCTCCCACTCGGTTTCGTGGACGTGGGTGTCGTCGTCGAGCGCCCCGTCCACGTCGCCCAGTTCGCCCCCGATGTGAGCCATTCGGTTGCGGTCGTAGTCGTGGCCGACGATCTCGTTTTCGACCTCGCCGTCCTCGAACAACTGTGGCGCGTCTTCGTTGAAGGCGTCCTCCGGATCGGTGACGTAGTCGTACTCCTCGTACGACACCTCGATAGCCTCGACGGCGGCAGTCGCGGTCGCCCGGTCTTCTGCCGCGACAGCGGCAATCGGGTCGCCGATGTAACGGACGTGCTCGTTCAGCACGCGCATGTCCCATGGGCTCGGCTCGGGGTAGGACTGTCCAGCACTGGTGTATTTGGCGTCCGGCACTGTGTCGGATTTGGGTGTCA
The Haloarcula marismortui ATCC 43049 DNA segment above includes these coding regions:
- a CDS encoding xanthine dehydrogenase family protein molybdopterin-binding subunit; amino-acid sequence: MSNDDETAKADGGTASQSETVEDERFEEHPLEWDEPENNHKAPGERDSVSHRTEKYDDRKLVTGQAKYTADYEERYPDLAYAAVVRSEIPHGRVTGIDTSAAEAMDGVEAVLTPKSDTVPDAKYTSAGQSYPEPSPWDMRVLNEHVRYIGDPIAAVAAEDRATATAAVEAIEVSYEEYDYVTDPEDAFNEDAPQLFEDGEVENEIVGHDYDRNRMAHIGGELGDVDGALDDDTHVHETEWETIRQSHANVEKHTSLAYTDEDDRHVLITSTQVPNHTRRQLAHLFDIPIRDIRVTKPRVGGGFGGKQAMVVEPIPLALSLATDRPVLYEASREEEFYAMRSRHPMKVKAKTAVTDDGDIEAIDIYALSNTGAYGSHGMTVAGNVGSKPMPLYSKVPNARFEADIVHTNTPQTGAMRGYGAPQGTLALEGHLDEVARDLGLDPIEFRRRHHMEVGDLDEIAGMMGGEGANRRIRSCGLDECIERGKDAIGYDDLEQPDADHLHRGIGMALSAQGTGVAGDELGAAQIMMNEDGSFHLQVGGVDIGTGADTAFLQIAAEVLGCDEDDIIVKSSDTDVTPFDYGAYASSTTYISGMAVKKAAEDAKERILDWGAKLLEEPVDVLETGDGTVYSERSGNSVTLEDIGYEAAYGDDEREHILGKGTHCTEESPPPFAAQFADVTVDETTGEFEVHKLVVAVDCGVAINPGMAEGQIEGANHMSYEMAVSEGITLDDEGRAEIADFDEYGLPSAAETPPIESILVETHEPTGPFGAKSVAEVPTNTVPPALSNAVRDAVGVRIREMPISAEKIKAKLDERKA
- a CDS encoding (2Fe-2S)-binding protein; the protein is MEIELEINGVERTVEASKSDSLLDVLRRNGYTGSKRGCDTGACGFCTVHVDGEPVKSCVEPVTKVRDTSVETIEGLGEQDDLHPVQQAFVDNTALQCGFCIPGMIMRSTALLETNPNPTEQEVREALSDNLCRCTGYKKIVEAVLDAAERMDSDTAVAADGGQAMDGDGGAATVTECSLGDCDCMEGDQ